A DNA window from Schistocerca americana isolate TAMUIC-IGC-003095 chromosome 4, iqSchAmer2.1, whole genome shotgun sequence contains the following coding sequences:
- the LOC124613260 gene encoding golgin candidate 3-like: protein MSTEDKQVCEAVVEWKEIGQEDREDSGISDYGVSLDSPLAHSTSYPKTPGQTMRNKSVSEDADKWSMLVDLIKENNASLEKGLRESLEKGLQETNASLEKGLQETRESLKGLQETRESLETSFKETLTQELKTLERKIECNLKKEMQELQERLKMDIDERERKLQKSIDQVQGDVEKMEGKLTKKMEDDIEETKAKLGERINEVETNCNHRIAKVTQMQKQCNDAVKGIGDRQNQLAVNLRNAIAVQREEDNKRVAMEERQLQQGVQKLESKTEEIDKRISNATLTVGEGRVVTLMNSDNRYIQNNTGQKFRPKGGLHPMIFMKWLKGVFPAHLKDSDKIQFAIDRM, encoded by the coding sequence atgtctactgaagataagcaggtttgtgaggcagtagttgaatggAAAGAGAtaggacaagaagacagagaggattcgggaatcagtgattatggagtgtcattagatagcccattagcacattcaactagttatcccaagacaccgggacaaacgatgagaaataagtccgtttcagaggatgcagataagtggtcgatgttggtagacttgataaaggaaaataacgcatcattagagaaaggtctcAGAGAATCGTTAGAGAAGGGTTTGCAAGAAACTAACGCATCgttagagaagggtttacaagaaacaagagaatcactaaagggtttacaagaaactagagaaagcttagaaacgtcatttaaggaaactctaACACAAGAGCTCAAAACATTGGAAAGGAAGAtagaatgtaatctgaagaaggaaatgcaggagttacaagaacgactgaagatggacatcgacgagagagagaggaagctacagaagagcatagaccaagtccagggagacgtggagaagatggaaggaaagttaacaaaaaagatggaagacgatattgaagaaacgaaagccaaattgggagaaagaatcaacgaagtggaaacaaattgcaatcatcgaatcgccaaggtgacgcagatgcagaaacaatgcaatgatgcggttaaggggataggagataggcaaaaccaactggctgtcaatctgagaaatgctatagccgtgcaacgagaagaggataacaagagggttgcaatggaggaaaggcaattacaacagggagtgcagaaattggagagcaagacagaagaaattgataaacgaattagcaatgccactttaaccgttggggaaggtagagtcgttaccttgatgaacagtgataatcggtacatccaaaataatacagggcagaaatttagaccgaaaggagggttgcacccaatgatatttatgaaatggttaaaaggagttttcccagcacatcttaaagactcagacaagattcagtttgcaatagatagaatgtaa